The Pueribacillus theae genome has a window encoding:
- a CDS encoding sulfurtransferase TusA family protein yields the protein MSNMNPHIILDAKGLACPMPIVKTKKAMNELKAGEVLEVQATDKGSKADIKAWAESTGHQYLGTLEDGDVLKHFLRKSPNDEVVEKKYPHVINHDELKKKIESNENIVLLDVREAAEYAFNHIPGAISIPMGELDERANELRKEQEIFVVCRTGNRSDLAAQKLQEKGFDKVFNVIPGMSEWNGNTEGIG from the coding sequence ATGAGTAACATGAACCCACACATTATCTTAGATGCAAAAGGATTAGCCTGTCCAATGCCGATTGTTAAAACAAAAAAAGCAATGAATGAATTGAAGGCAGGCGAGGTTCTAGAGGTTCAGGCAACGGATAAAGGCTCGAAAGCTGATATCAAAGCTTGGGCTGAAAGCACAGGCCATCAATACTTGGGAACATTGGAGGACGGCGATGTATTGAAGCATTTCCTCAGAAAGTCCCCCAATGATGAAGTAGTCGAGAAAAAGTATCCGCATGTAATCAATCATGATGAATTGAAAAAGAAAATTGAATCCAATGAAAACATTGTTCTGTTGGATGTAAGGGAAGCTGCGGAATATGCATTCAACCATATTCCGGGGGCTATCTCCATTCCCATGGGCGAATTAGATGAAAGAGCAAATGAATTACGGAAAGAGCAGGAAATTTTTGTCGTGTGCCGTACAGGAAACCGAAGCGACTTGGCGGCTCAAAAACTGCAAGAAAAAGGATTTGACAAAGTATTCAATGTCATACCAGGTATGAGTGAGTGGAATGGTAATACAGAAGGTATCGGTTAA